From the genome of Paracidovorax avenae:
CGAGGCCGTGGGGGACGCACAGATGGCCCGGTTCAAGCGCCAGGGCGGGCGTGGGGATCGGGTGATGGACCAGGGCCTGTGGCGCTACACCCGGCACCCCAACTACTTCGGCGAGGCCTGCGTGTGGTGGGGCCTCTGGCTGGCGGCCCTGGGGCTGGCCGGCCTGCCGGCGTTCTGGAGCATCGTCTCCCCCCTGCTCATGACCACCCTGCTCCTGCGGGTCTCCGGGGTGGCACTGCTCGAAAAGGACATGCACTCGCGCAGGCCGGCCTACCGCGAGTACCAGCGCCGCACGAGCGCCTTCATACCGATGCCGCCGCGGTCCGGGAGGCCCTCGTGAACGGGCCCGCGCGCTCCCGGCGCCCGCGGGCCGCCGCGCTGGCCTGGAGGCTGGTGCCCGGTCTGCTGCTGGCAGCAGCCACGGCGGGCGCCCATGCGCAGGGTTCGACGGAGCAGCAATGGAACTTCACCGTGTCGCTGGACGGCAGCCCGATCGGCGAGCACCGGTTCCGGCTCGGCGCCCTGGAGGGCGGCAGCCGCCAGCTGGAAAGCTCGGCACGCTTCACGGTGAAAATGCTGGGCATCGCGGTATACCGGTACCGGCATGAAGCCCGGGAGCAGTGGCGTGGCAACTGCCTGAGGCGCATCGCGGCCGACACCGACGACGACGGAGAACGCAGCACGGTGCGCCAGGAATTCGCGCCGGACGGCCCCTGCACGCGCAGCTTCGCCTACTGGAATCCGGCCATCCTGGACTCCCGGCAACTGCTGGACCCGCAGAGCGGGAAGCTCGAGCCGGTGCAGGTATCCCGCGAGGAAGACGGCTCCATCACCGTGCGCGGCCAGCCCCGCGCGGCAACGCGCTGGCGCATCGCCGGGCCCCGCAACCCCATCGACGTCTGGTACGCCGCCGACACCGGCGAATGGGTGGGGCTGGATTCCACCGTGCGCGGCGGACGCAAGCTCAGCTACCGGCTTCCATGACGATATCCGCCCCCCGCCGCACCACCGCATTCCCCTCCATCCCCATCTTCCGAAAGCCGACCATGCCACGCACCTATGCCATCGCCTACGCCGCCACCGCCCTCGCCTTCCTCGCGCTGGATTCCGTGTGGCTCGGCACCATGGCCCAGCGCCTGTACCGCCCCAACATCGGTCACCTCATGCAGGAAGGCGTCTCCATCACCCCCGCGGTGGTGTTCTACCTGCTGTACGTGGCGGGCATGGTCTTTTTCGCCGTCGTGCCGGGCGTGGAAAAGCAGAGCTGGCAGCAGGCCCTGGGCCTGGGCGCTGCGCTCGGGCTGGTGGCCTATGCCACCTTCGGGCTGACCAACCAGGCCGTGCTGCGCGACTGGCCCTGGCAGGTCACCGCGATGGACATGGCCTGGGGCACGGTCGCCACCGGGGCCGCCAGCGCGATCGCCTGCGCGGTGGTCCTGCGGTGGTTTCCGCCCGCGTCGGCCTGACCTACATTCCCACCAGGCTGCCCGCCAGCCTCGCCAGCACTCCGTCGAAGCGCAGGCGGCCATCGACGGCCGCCAGGCAGATGCAGTCCCCCGGCCCCTGCACCACCGGCTGGTGGTGCACGTTGCCATCGGCGGCATCGAAATCCCCCGCGCCGAACAGAGCATGTCCGTCATGGAAGGCGCCGTGCAGCACCTGCGTCCATTCCAGACCGCCGTGGGTATGGGAGGGCAGGCTGCGGCCGGGGCCGATGCGCAGCAGGAACACGTTCACGTCGCCGGCCGGCGGCGAGAGGGGGCGGCTCCAGCGCATGCCCGGGGCGATCCATTTCCAGGGCGAAAACGCAACGCCGCGCAGCGCCTGCGGCCACGGTGCTCCCGCAGGCCAGTCGGGGCCGCCCGCCACGGGCGTGGTGGCCGCACCCGGCCGGCGTGCCTCGTCGCCGGGAAGGACATCGATGGCGCCCAGCACGCGGGACAGCGCGTCGGGCCTCAGCGTCTCGGGCGGCAGGGACTCCAGCAACACGCCGCCGACCGCCTCCAGGGCCCTGAGGCGCTGCCCGCACTGCGGGCACATCTCGGCATGCACCGAAGCCAGCAGCGCCGGCCCCGGCTGAAGCCGCCCCGCGGCCAGGTCAAGGAGCAGGTCATCTCCAGGGTGGTGGTGGATCGTCATGGCGCATGGGCGCCGAGCAGACGGCGCAGGTGGCGTACGGCCAGGCGCACGCGGGATTTCACGGTCCCCAGCGGGATGCCGAGATCCTCGGCGATCCGGGCGTGGGGCTGGTCCTCGAAGAAGGAGCGGCGCAGCACCTGCGCCTGTTCAGGGGCGAGCGACTCGATCGCCCGCCGCACGTCGTTTTCGCACTGGGCTGCGTAGGCCAGTTCCTCGGGGCCATCGTCGTCCATCGCGATGTCGAGCCCCTCGTCGTTGTCGGACAGTTG
Proteins encoded in this window:
- a CDS encoding DUF6134 family protein; translated protein: MNGPARSRRPRAAALAWRLVPGLLLAAATAGAHAQGSTEQQWNFTVSLDGSPIGEHRFRLGALEGGSRQLESSARFTVKMLGIAVYRYRHEAREQWRGNCLRRIAADTDDDGERSTVRQEFAPDGPCTRSFAYWNPAILDSRQLLDPQSGKLEPVQVSREEDGSITVRGQPRAATRWRIAGPRNPIDVWYAADTGEWVGLDSTVRGGRKLSYRLP
- a CDS encoding DUF2177 family protein produces the protein MPRTYAIAYAATALAFLALDSVWLGTMAQRLYRPNIGHLMQEGVSITPAVVFYLLYVAGMVFFAVVPGVEKQSWQQALGLGAALGLVAYATFGLTNQAVLRDWPWQVTAMDMAWGTVATGAASAIACAVVLRWFPPASA
- a CDS encoding ChrR family anti-sigma-E factor yields the protein MTIHHHPGDDLLLDLAAGRLQPGPALLASVHAEMCPQCGQRLRALEAVGGVLLESLPPETLRPDALSRVLGAIDVLPGDEARRPGAATTPVAGGPDWPAGAPWPQALRGVAFSPWKWIAPGMRWSRPLSPPAGDVNVFLLRIGPGRSLPSHTHGGLEWTQVLHGAFHDGHALFGAGDFDAADGNVHHQPVVQGPGDCICLAAVDGRLRFDGVLARLAGSLVGM